The following are encoded in a window of Primulina eburnea isolate SZY01 chromosome 4, ASM2296580v1, whole genome shotgun sequence genomic DNA:
- the LOC140829903 gene encoding uncharacterized protein, with protein MKYSLFEFSSRVPTQHVSENSHPLLPPTVQHGVRPYARSKMPRLRWTRHLHQCFVDAVEQLGGEERATPKMVLDLMNVKGLTITHVKSHLQMYRSMKQEHMMQEAEATKNKKARPTPPRTNHVRSSCNSNQYYYQGPATIYELPSCEETLTCFSPELIRPTTARPVILA; from the exons ATGAAGTACAGTCTATTTGAGTTTTCAAGTAGGGTTCCGACACAACATGTGTCGGAAAACAGCCATCCATTGCTACCACCCACCGTGCAACACGGCGTTAGGCCGTATGCTAGGTCTAAAATGCCTCGATTGAGATGGACGCGCCATCTTCATCAATGCTTTGTCGATGCTGTTGAACAACTCGGAGGGGAAGAAA GGGCAACTCCGAAAATGGTGCTGGATCTGATGAATGTGAAGGGGCTTACCATAACCCACGTCAAGAGCCATCTTCAG ATGTACAGGAGCATGAAGCAAGAGCATATGATGCAAG AAGCAGAAGCAACAAAAAACAAGAAGGCGCGACCCACTCCGCCGCGAACAAATCATGTACGGAGTTCATGCAACTCCAACCAATACTATTATCAGGGACCAGCTACCATCTATGAGCTCCCCTCATGTGAAGAAACTTTAACCTGTTTCAGCCCCGAGCTTATCCGTCCAACCACCGCCAGGCCTGTAATATTGGCGTAA
- the LOC140829030 gene encoding L-ascorbate oxidase homolog yields MRGCSGVSCFFALLLVFYVANGDNPYRFYTWKITYGDIYPLGVKQQGILINGQFPGPQIDCVTNDNLIISVYNYLDEPFLISWNGILQRKNSWQDGVLGTTCPIPPRKNFTYILQVKDQIGSYYYFPSLGLHKAAGGFGSIKIYSRPLIPVPFPPPAGDHSILVGDWFKSSHKQLRYILDSGHNLPFPDGLLINGRGWNGITFNVDSGKTYRFRISNVGLSTSINFRIQGHVMTLVEVEGSHTIQNTYSSMDIHLGQSYSVLVKADQPPKDYYIVISSRFTSTVLTSTAILHYRNSFIKVSGYLPGGPTVQIDWSLEQARSIRRNLTASAPRPNPQGSYHYGLIKPSRTIILANSAPYINGKQRYAVNSVSYVSPDTPLKLADYFKIGGVFTIGRIADKPAAGNAYLATSVMNSDYRAFVEIVFQNWEDTVQSWHMNGNAFFVVGMDGGQWTTASRAGYNLRDAVFRSTTQVYPKSWTAVYLALDNVGMWNIRSENWARQYLGQQFYLRVYTASPSLRDEYPVPRDALLCGRAIGRHTRPF; encoded by the exons ATGAGAGGGTGTTCCGGAGTGTCATGTTTCTTTGCATTGCTGCTCGTATTCTATGTCGCTAATGGCGACAACCCATATAGATTTTACACCTGGAAAATCACATATGGTGATATCTATCCGCTTGGCGTTAAGCAACAG GGAATTCTTATTAATGGGCAGTTTCCAGGGCCTCAGATTGACTGTGTGACTAATGATAATTTGATTATCAGTGTTTACAACTACTTGGACGAACCGTTCCTCATTTCTTG GAACGGGATCCTGCAAAGGAAGAATTCGTGGCAGGATGGAGTATTAGGCACGACGTGCCCGATCCCACCCAGAAAAAACTTCACTTACATCCTTCAAGTAAAGGATCAAATCGGTAGCTACTACTACTTTCCATCACTAGGACTCCATAAGGCCGCCGGTGGGTTTGGGAGCATAAAAATTTATAGCCGTCCACTAATTCCGGTACCTTTTCCCCCTCCTGCTGGAGATCACTCCATTCTGGTTGGAGATTGGTTCAAGAGTAGCCACAAA CAACTGAGGTATATTTTGGATAGTGGTCATAATCTTCCGTTTCCGGATGGACTTCTCATCAATGGCCGTGGTTGGAATGGAATTACGTTCAATGTTGATTCAG GCAAAACATACAGGTTCAGGATATCGAATGTTGGGCTTAGTACTTCGATTAATTTCAGAATCCAGGGCCACGTGATGACACTCGTGGAGGTAGAAGGATCACACACGATCCAGAACACATACTCATCTATGGATATCCATTTAGGGCAGTCGTACTCGGTTTTGGTTAAAGCCGATCAGCCACCAAAGGACTATTATATCGTAATATCTTCACGTTTCACTTCTACTGTGCTTACAAGCACTGCCATTCTCCATTATAGAAACTCATTCATTAAAGTTTCGGGATATCTCCCTGGTGGACCTACAGTTCAGATTGATTGGTCTCTGGAACAGGCTAGATCGATACG CCGCAATCTGACAGCCAGTGCGCCTAGACCGAATCCTCAAGGctcatatcactatggattgaTCAAGCCATCTAGGACCATTATCCTTGCCAACTCTGCTCCATATATAAACGGCAAACAACGATATGCAGTGAACAGTGTATCCTATGTCTCCCCCGACACGCCTTTGAAACTGGCTGACTACTTCAAGATTGGAGGAGTCTTCACCATTGGCAGAATAGCTGACAAACCCGCAGCCGGAAATGCCTATCTAGCAACCTCTGTAATGAATTCTGATTACCGAGCTTTTGTAGAGATCGTGTTCCAAAATTGGGAGGATACAGTCCAATCTTGGCACATGAATGGAAACGCTTTCTTTGTTGTCGG AATGGATGGTGGACAGTGGACTACAGCAAGTAGGGCAGGCTACAATCTGAGAGATGCAGTTTTTCGTAGCACTACTCAG GTGTACCCGAAATCTTGGACCGCAGTCTATCTAGCTTTGGACAATGTAGGCATGTGGAACATAAGGTCTGAGAACTGGGCCAGGCAGTATTTAGGACAGCAATTTTATTTGAGAGTTTACACCGCTTCACCATCATTGAGAGACGAGTATCCGGTTCCACGAGACGCACTTCTATGTGGCCGAGCAATAGGGCGTCACACCCGACCCTTTTGA
- the LOC140829031 gene encoding uncharacterized protein — translation MSKTSATAAVIRPQDYAGSPVHYAVAVGDHATLNKLLSSIPRLPDPTSIRTESDSVSQERLAEKVSSSLDRRDNRLRETPLHLAVRLNDVIAARALATAGADISLQNAAGWNPLQEALLHRSTEIVSVLVQRHHLAAWSKWRRRLPSVVAALRRMRDFYMEISFHFESSIVPFVGKIAPSDTYKIWKREGNLRADTSLAGYDGLKIQRANQSFLFLNDIYDSALDIPLGSLFILNHDEKKIYDAFENAGNPLSDSDISNFCNQTSVYRPGMDVTKAELIARTNWRRQEKTENVGEWKARVYEMHNVIFTFRSRKVYPGESREDPFGPTCVLPLEIDEESDDGFIVAENPRFSVSNDRQRRHSSFVREERDFVTVSRKSVDIIPIDSRRRAPPSAVDRVVAPPDTKEKEYAKNLRPTFWLTEQFPLKTEELLPLLDILAHKVKAVRRMREVLTTTFPPGTFPVKIAIPVVPTVKVVITFTKFVELQPIEHFYTPLSSPKQFSSGSRGGEGGEAERTSSYFSSWLSRSGSRQQGCSGGEHTIDPFAIPSGYSWSSFDEKNRKMKKSKSSRRTK, via the exons ATGTCCAAGACTTCGGCGACGGCCGCCGTCATACGGCCTCAAGACTACGCCGGCAGCCCTGTTCATTATGCCGTGGCAGTCGGCGATCACGCCACCCTCAACAAACTCCTTTCTTCGATTCCACGGCTACCAGATCCAACCAGTATCCGGACCGAGTCCGATTCCGTCTCCCAAGAACGTCTCGCTGAAAAAGTATCCTCCTCCCTCGACCGCCGGGACAACCGCTTAAGAGAGACCCCACTCCACCTTGCCGTACGCTTAAACGACGTCATCGCTGCTCGAGCCCTGGCGACTGCCGGAGCTGACATTTCACTTCAGAATGCGGCGGGGTGGAACCCTCTTCAGGAGGCTCTCCTCCACCGATCTACGGAGATTGTCTCGGTTCTAGTACAGCGGCACCACCTCGCCGCCTGGTCCAAGTGGCGCCGTCGTCTTCCCAGTGTCGTCGCCGCTCTCCGCCGCATGCGTGATTTCTACATGGAAATTTCGTTCCATTTCGAGAGTTCCATCGTTCCCTTCGTCGGGAAAATTGCTCCATCCGACACGTATAAAATCTGGAAGCGGGAAGGAAATTTACGGGCCGATACCTCACTCGCGGGGTACGACGGTCTGAAAATCCAACGCGCTAATCAAAGCTTTCTTTTCCTCAACGATATTTACGACAGTGCTCTCGATATCCCACTGGGTTCGCTCTTCATCCTCAATCACGACGAGAAAAAAATCTACGACGCCTTCGAGAACGCCGGGAACCCATTATCTGACTCTGACATTTCAAATTTCTGTAATCAGACCAGTGTCTATCGTCCCGGAATGGACGTTACGAAAGCCGAATTAATCGCCCGTACAAATTGGAGACGCCAAGAAAAGACTGAAAATGTAGGAGAGTGGAAGGCAAGGGTTTACGAAATGCACAACGTAATTTTCACTTTCCGGTCACGTAAAGTATATCCGGGAGAAAGTCGAGAAGACCCGTTTGGGCCCACATGCGTTTTGCCATTGGAGATCGACGAGGAGTCCGACGATGGATTCATCGTTGCTGAAAATCCAAGATTCAGTGTGTCGAACGACAGGCAGAGGAGACACAGCAGTTTCGTGAGAGAGGAAAGAGATTTTGTAACGGTGTCAAGAAAGAGCGTGGATATAATCCCCATTGATTCGAGGAGGAGAGCTCCACCTTCAGCTGTGGACAGGGTGGTGGCGCCGCCAGATACCAAAGAGAAGGAGTACGCCAAGAATTTGCGACCGACGTTCTGGTTAACGGAGCAGTTTCCACTGAAGACGGAGGAGCTGCTGCCGTTGCTGGACATCTTGGCGCATAAAGTGAAGGCCGTACGGCGGATGAGGGAAGTCCTGACGACGACGTTTCCTCCTGGGACATTTCCTGTAAAG ATAGCAATCCCTGTGGTTCCTACAGTGAAGGTGGTGATCACATTCACAAAATTTGTTGAGCTACAGCCAATTGAGCATTTTTACACTCCTCTGTCAAGTCCCAAGCAGTTTTCTAGTGGTAGTCGTGGTGGAGAAGGCGGTGAGGCTGAGAGAACAAGCAGCTACTTCTCATCATGGCTATCGAGGAGCGGGAGCCGGCAGCAGGGTTGCAGCGGGGGCGAGCACACGATCGATCCGTTTGCTATTCCGAGTGGATACAGTTGGAGTAGTTTTGACGAGAAGAATAGGAAAATGAAGAAGTCAAAGTCCAGTAGGAGAACCAAGTGA
- the LOC140829032 gene encoding uncharacterized protein, which translates to MVNRRNFDDSLCLMKKLIISKGYFPLEISEALVNSYDACFSSSAVFDALIRTCAELGATEDAYVVIEKLRSRGYWISIHAWNNFLNHLLKIDEVGIFWIAYNEMISYGYCENLNSLNLIIYAHCIEGELSKAFAVLSRMLKGGISTNVISFNMLIDGACRAFDLTLVRELVKKMEDMSRGVSPNVVSYNCLSNGYCKVGKMDCAKEILIQMVKMEVVPNVRTYATMVDGYVRHGDLEEAFRLCDIMVEKGLMLDSVTYNSLIHWIYVRGYTSVASLLLSNMMENYTSPDHFTHSIVAKELCRNDHVTEALKFHGWALDNNLVKDSFPYNILINYLCRSNNISGAKQLLCSMFVRGFVPNLVTMLP; encoded by the coding sequence ATGGTGAACCGTAGGAACTTTGATGATTCATTATGTTTGATGAAAAAATTGATAATATCAAAAGGTTATTTTCCTTTGGAGATTTCAGAAGCTCTGGTCAATAGTTACGATGCATGTTTTTCAAGCAGTGCAGTTTTTGATGCGTTGATTAGGACTTGTGCAGAACTTGGGGCGACAGAGGATGCATATGTTGTGATCGAGAAATTGAGATCAAGAGGCTATTGGATTTCAATTCATGCATGGAACAATTTTTTGAACCATCTGTTGAAGATAGACGAAGTTGGTATATTTTGGATAGCGTACaatgaaatgatatcatatggaTATTGTGAAAATTTGAATTCACTGAATCTTATAATTTATGCTCATTGTATAGAAGGTGAACTTTCTAAAGCATTCGCAGTGTTATCTAGGATGTTGAAAGGTGGGATTTCGACAAATGTCATCAGTTTTAATATGCTAATTGATGGCGCGTGTAGGGCTTTTGACCTCACTTTAGTTCGTGAACTTGTAAAGAAAATGGAAGATATGTCCAGAGGTGTATCCCCTAATGTAGTTAGTTACAATTGTCTCAGCAACGGTTATTGTAAGGTGGGTAAGATGGATTGCGCCAAAGAAATTCTGATTCAAATGGTCAAGATGGAAGTGGTGCCTAATGTTAGGACCTATGCTACCATGGTTGATGGATATGTGAGGCACGGGGATTTGGAGGAGGCTTTCAGACTATGTGATATAATGGTCGAAAAAGGTCTGATGCTTGATTCAGTGACATATAATTCGCTCATTCATTGGATTTATGTACGAGGTTATACCAGTGTAGCTTCTCTTTTGTTATCCAATATGATGGAAAATTACACATCTCCTGATCATTTCACTCATTCTATCGTTGCAAAAGAACTATGCCGGAATGATCATGTTACCGAGGCTCTTAAATTCCATGGCTGGGCTCTAGACAATAACCTTGTGAAAGATAGCTTCCCTTACAATATTCTCATCAATTATCTTTGCAGAAGCAACAATATATCAGGAGCCAAACAGCTTCTATGCTCCATGTTTGTTAGGGGATTCGTCCCGAACCTTGTGACTATGCTACCATGA
- the LOC140829904 gene encoding uncharacterized protein codes for MSSMEDFHRGFGNYSGGRMIKAALDEEDLQEDEVWSVMKTTEGSKSNSNSNSKTRKKVSPASAWRSAVAISSRGGDQAEDLAEDFVTQHSSSAPIDIPDWSKALKMKSKENLWDDDDDACYYPNDHESDDGDQSKTHHVKNDDDDNMVPPHEYLARKLASTQIASFSMCEGVGRTLKGRDLSKMRNAILTKTGFLE; via the coding sequence ATGTCTTCCATGGAGGATTTTCATCGCGGATTCGGAAACTACAGCGGTGGAAGAATGATAAAGGCTGCGTTGGACGAAGAAGATCTTCAAGAAGATGAAGTGTGGTCAGTAATGAAGACAACTGAAGGTTCGAAGTCAaactcgaactcgaactcgaaaacaagaaagaaagtTTCACCAGCATCTGCATGGCGTTCAGCGGTTGCCATTTCTTCAAGAGGGGGAGACCAGGCGGAGGACTTGGCCGAAGATTTTGTTACTCAACATTCATCATCAGCTCCTATAGATATTCCAGACTGGTCCAAGGCTTTGAAAATGAAATCCAAAGAGAACTTGtgggatgatgatgatgatgcatgttattatcCAAATGATCATGAATCTGACGATGGAGATCAGAGTAAAACCCACCATGTTAAAAATGACGATGATGATAACATGGTCCCACCACATGAATATTTAGCAAGAAAGCTTGCAAGCACACAAATCGCTTCATTTTCAATGTGTGAAGGAGTTGGTAGAACTCTGAAAGGAAGAGACCTTAGCAAGATGAGGAATGCCATTTTAACCAAGACTGGTTTTcttgaatga